From the genome of Psychroserpens ponticola, one region includes:
- a CDS encoding deoxyhypusine synthase family protein has translation MKITKGAISQFIEKYYLHFNAAALVDAAKGYEGQLNSGAKMLVSLAGAMSTAELGKIFAEMIRQDKVHIVSCTGANLEEDIMNLVAHTHYKRVPNYRDLTPQDEWDLLEKGLNRVTDTCIPEEEAFRRIQEHIVKIWKDAEAKDERYLPHEYMYKLLLSGVLEEHYEIDLKDSWMYAAAKKNLPIVCPGWEDSTMGNIFASYVLKGELKASTMKSGIEYMTFLADWYTDNSQKGIGFFQIGGGIAGDFPICVVPMLYQDMERPETPFWSYFCQISDSTTSYGSYSGAVPNEKITWGKLDINTPKFIIESDATIVAPLIFAYLLDM, from the coding sequence ATGAAAATAACTAAAGGAGCAATTTCACAGTTTATTGAAAAGTATTATTTACACTTTAATGCAGCTGCTTTGGTTGATGCAGCAAAAGGGTATGAAGGTCAGTTAAATTCTGGAGCAAAAATGTTAGTGTCATTAGCAGGAGCTATGAGTACTGCAGAATTAGGGAAGATTTTTGCTGAAATGATTCGTCAAGATAAAGTACATATCGTGTCTTGTACAGGAGCAAACCTTGAAGAAGATATCATGAATTTAGTTGCGCATACGCATTATAAGCGCGTGCCTAATTATCGTGATTTAACGCCTCAAGATGAATGGGATTTGTTAGAAAAAGGGTTGAATCGAGTTACAGATACTTGTATTCCAGAAGAAGAAGCTTTTAGAAGAATACAAGAACATATTGTAAAAATATGGAAGGATGCTGAAGCAAAAGACGAGCGCTATTTACCTCATGAGTATATGTACAAATTATTATTATCTGGTGTATTAGAAGAACACTATGAAATTGATTTAAAAGATTCTTGGATGTATGCAGCAGCTAAAAAAAATCTGCCAATCGTTTGTCCAGGTTGGGAAGATAGTACAATGGGGAATATTTTTGCGAGCTATGTGCTTAAAGGCGAATTGAAAGCGAGTACCATGAAATCTGGAATTGAATATATGACCTTTTTAGCTGATTGGTACACAGATAATTCGCAAAAAGGTATTGGTTTTTTTCAAATTGGTGGAGGAATTGCAGGTGATTTTCCAATTTGTGTTGTGCCAATGTTGTATCAAGACATGGAACGTCCAGAAACACCATTTTGGAGTTATTTTTGTCAGATAAGTGATTCGACAACAAGTTACGGATCGTATTCTGGAGCTGTACCAAACGAAAAAATTACTTGGGGAAAATTAGATATTAATACACCAAAATTCATAATAGAAAGTGATGCAACAATAGTTGCGCCTTTAATTTTTGCTTATCTCCTTGATATGTAA
- a CDS encoding bifunctional GNAT family N-acetyltransferase/carbon-nitrogen hydrolase family protein — protein sequence MEDHKIENIELKYLTVDDFEELKSATLESYGGVLDSYWKKHHIEKLTTMFPEGQVVIKIDGNIAGCALSLIVDYDNIDDNHTYADIITGDSFKNHDPAGDVLYGIDVFIKPEYRGLRLGRRLYDYRKEVCENLNLKGIVFGGRMPNYHKNKELTPKEYIEKVKRKEIHDPVLNFQISNDFHPVRVLKGYLEGDTASNEYAVLMEWDNIYYTKKSKKASTVKTVVRLGLIQWQMRTYNGLDELMQQVEYFVDSVAAYRSDFALFPEFFNAPLMAKYNHMHEPDAIRELAKYTTIIVEKMQQLSISYNINIITGSMPELIEDKLFNIGYLCRRDGSLERYEKIHVTPDEAKVWGMQRGHKLQTFETDAGKIGILICYDSEFPELSRLLSDEGMDILFVPFLTDTQNGYSRVRLCAQARAIENECYVAIAGSVGNLPNVNNMDIQYAQSAVFTPCDFSFPSNGIKAEATTNTEMILVADVDLSLLRELHSFGAVKNLKDRRKDVYNVIRVEK from the coding sequence ATGGAAGATCATAAAATTGAAAATATAGAATTAAAGTATCTAACGGTTGATGATTTTGAGGAATTAAAATCAGCAACCCTAGAATCTTATGGAGGTGTTTTAGATTCTTATTGGAAAAAACACCACATAGAAAAGTTGACTACGATGTTTCCTGAAGGGCAAGTCGTCATCAAAATTGATGGTAATATTGCAGGCTGTGCTTTATCACTGATTGTTGATTATGATAATATTGACGATAATCATACCTATGCAGATATTATTACAGGTGATTCGTTTAAAAATCATGATCCTGCTGGTGATGTACTCTACGGAATAGACGTCTTTATTAAACCTGAATATAGAGGTTTACGTTTAGGAAGGCGTTTATATGATTATAGAAAAGAGGTTTGTGAAAACTTGAATTTGAAAGGAATTGTCTTTGGCGGAAGAATGCCTAACTATCATAAAAATAAAGAATTAACACCAAAAGAATATATTGAAAAAGTAAAACGAAAGGAAATTCATGATCCCGTTTTAAACTTTCAGATTTCAAATGATTTTCATCCAGTTCGCGTTTTAAAAGGCTACTTAGAAGGTGATACGGCATCCAATGAATATGCAGTTTTGATGGAATGGGATAATATTTATTACACTAAAAAAAGTAAAAAGGCGAGTACTGTAAAAACTGTGGTTCGATTGGGCTTAATTCAGTGGCAAATGCGAACTTATAATGGTTTGGATGAATTGATGCAGCAAGTTGAATATTTTGTTGATAGTGTTGCTGCTTATCGTTCAGATTTCGCACTGTTTCCTGAGTTTTTCAATGCACCTCTAATGGCTAAGTATAATCATATGCACGAGCCAGATGCAATTAGGGAATTGGCAAAATATACGACTATTATTGTTGAAAAAATGCAGCAATTATCTATTTCATATAATATTAATATTATCACTGGAAGCATGCCAGAGTTAATTGAAGATAAGTTATTTAATATTGGCTATTTATGTCGTAGAGATGGAAGTTTAGAACGTTATGAAAAAATCCATGTTACTCCTGATGAAGCTAAAGTTTGGGGAATGCAAAGAGGTCATAAATTACAAACTTTTGAAACAGATGCTGGTAAAATAGGAATCCTAATTTGTTATGATTCTGAATTCCCAGAACTTTCTAGATTATTATCTGATGAAGGCATGGATATTTTATTTGTTCCATTTTTAACAGATACACAAAATGGCTACTCTCGAGTACGCTTGTGTGCTCAAGCGAGAGCTATTGAAAATGAATGTTATGTTGCTATTGCAGGAAGTGTGGGTAATTTACCTAATGTGAATAATATGGATATTCAATATGCACAGTCTGCGGTATTTACACCTTGCGATTTTTCATTCCCAAGTAATGGTATTAAAGCAGAAGCGACTACAAATACAGAAATGATATTGGTTGCAGATGTTGATTTGAGTTTGCTGAGAGAATTACATTCTTTTGGTGCAGTGAAAAATTTAAAAGATAGAAGAAAAGATGTGTATAACGTTATACGTGTAGAAAAATAA